From the Salarias fasciatus chromosome 5, fSalaFa1.1, whole genome shotgun sequence genome, the window ACAAACAAGTTTACAGCAGCTGGGCATCAAACATTGGGGACATTGTTCCTCTCAGACAATTATTATCACGCTATAGTtctaaaagtttattttctaaGAATAGTTAAGCTCAAAGATCGCCATTTCAGTGCCTACTGACAGACAATCAGCCTGTCACCTACTGGAAATCCTGAATCCACAGTGTTTAGACTGTCACAAAAGTCAAATCCAACTGCAGATTGCAtacttcattttaaatgtatatgAGATATATAGAAATGGATTTACATTCTGTCACAGATGTGCACAGATGTGTTTCTCTACAGAAATCACTTTTCGTTTGTGCttgcaaaacatgcaaaaacatcagtctatatatatatatatgtgtgtgtgtgtgtgtgtgtgtgtgtgtgtgtgtatatatgtctGCCACATGACAGCAGATATACATAGGAATTTTTAATAATACATTTGACAGAGATCAAAACAGCATGAAATACTTTCACTCAGCTATTCTGCGTGTAGCAGGGATGACAGTACATTTATTGGAAACAATGTGCATTAGCTTTAACTGGAGACGCATCTTGATTTTTGTTCATCCTTGTCTTTCAGGGTGGAGGCTTCTTTTTCATGGAGCACGTGACTGCGGACCCCTCCACTTGGTTGCACTTCTTCCAGCATGTTCTCCAGCCCCTATGGTTCTACTTTGGCGATGGGTGTATGATCACCCGGGAGACATGGACATATCTGGAGGAAGCCGGATTCTCGAGTCTCAAACTGAGCCACATCGAAGCACCATTTATCCAACTTATCAAGCCGCACATCATGGGCTATGCTGTGAAATAGTCCTCCATCACAACCAGTGTGTGGATATGTGAAGAATGGATTAAATCTATTTCATGTGACAGTCATCAGTGACAGATGGAGAACCACTCACTTAAATacaagtttttttgtgttttaattgcaAGAAAACCTttagtataaaaaaaaagctaatttacATATTGATATggtaaaaacattatttttgttGGTTTGCTGGTCATGCTTCATCCCCAGCCTGTTTACTGAGAAACTGTAATGAACTAAACTCTTGGGGTTGATCAGTGCTTTTCTGTGTTGGACTAACTTTTGCCATGTATGATGTCCAAACTGACATATTGCTGTGATTAATGTCATTAAAACGGTTCATCCTGCTGCTTTGGGCCCGGTTTCATCAGGATTAGTAGTGTGTTTGCGCCACCGTGTGGTCACAGTGTGCCATTGACGGCAGGAGCTCAGACTGTAATCTTTTGATCTTCTGAAGACGCGCTGGCTGACTTGGgatatatatctttttttgttgttttgccaAAGAAGACAGGCGAGGAGGGACGATGAGAGGCCTCATGATGATATGCAGACTGATTAGTTCGGCTGTTAGTTTGCCTTTATATCTGCTGGAGAGAGTCGGTTTGTACAGGATGTATAAACGCCTCTTTCCTTTGCTCGCCTACAATATTACGTTTTCATACAAcgacaaaatgcacaaaatgaagAGAGAGCTCTTCCGAAACGTGGCCAGGTTTGCAGACAGCGACGGCACGCTTCGCCTCCTGGAGATCGGCTGTGGGAGCGGGGCAAACTTCAACTTTTATCCCTACGGCTGCACGGTGGTCTGCAGCGACCCCAACCCGCACTTCGAGCCGTACCTGCGGAGGAGCATGGCCGCCAACAAGCACCTGACCTACGACGCCTTCCTGGAGGCGTCCGGGGAGGACCTGAGGCAGCTGCGGGACGAGTCCGTGGACGTGGTGGTGTGCACCTTGGTGCTGTGCTCGGTGCGCAGCgtgcagcaggtcctgcaggaggCCCGGCGCGTCCTCAAGACGGTGCGTGCGTGAGTCTCcgcctgctgccttcaggtgcAGTAGGAAATATTAAAGTTGGTGACAGTGAGCCTTGCGGCAGCTTGGCGCAGCTTCTCTGTCCTGGTACTATATTCTTGTTCATTGTGGGTCCAGCCTGCAATATACACCAacaaagcacctttaaattgtttgttttaattagtTCATATTTTTTGACATCACATCAGAGGCCAGTGGGCCACAGCATTGAAGGCCTTGTCGTATCGTTTTGCTCTCTTTATCCAGACTAGCTTCATGGGAACCAGGAACTCTTATCACTCTTGATAATGTTCAAGGAAAGGAAGGAAGAGTGAATTATTAATGCAATAAACTCCTATAAAAGCGAGGCTATTTCCCTGACACACAAATCCGTTTGTGGCACTTTCCAAGTTAATTATTAGCCATAATAACAATATAGGTCTTCTAAGGCCTCAGAAGAATCTCATGCAAgctcaggaaaaacatgcaaactcatttCAGGTCTGGTGTAGAACCTCGCTGTGAGGAGATATTGCTAACCAGTCAGTGACTGTGCCATCCACCAATGAAGCAAACTAAACAGGGGCCTTTCTGAACACAAATATCAAATCATCATGACAGTCTGAAGCTGCACCCTGCCTGCAATTCACTAACCTGGATATAAGCGAGGTCATGTTTTTCAAGAAGAAGAGTTTTCCATGTGAGTGTTTAAATTAGATAACTGTTTACATACAGGACAGCCGATATTGGTTTTTCACATACATACAGGCTTATTGGTGGAGTCAAATCAGTGCTGTGAGAAGTAGCTTGCAGTTGTTCCATTTCAAACAgatttaatgacttttttttttcttgggcaCTCTCTTCCAGGGTGGAGCCTTTTACTTTCTGGAACACGTTGTTTCTGACCCCTCCTCATGGACATACTTCTGTCAGTATGTGTTCGAGCCTCTGTGGTACTACCTCGGGGATGGATGCACCATCACCAGAGCAACATGGAGGGACCTCGAGGCGGCTGGCTTCAGGGAGCTGCACCTGAGACACGTCGAAGCTCCTGGAGTCACTTTGATGATACGACCACACATCATGGGTTACTCCATCAAATGACTAATATGTAATGATGAGCATTACGGTCATCAACACTTGAAATAAAAGACTGATTACCTCTTTATCATGGCACCCGTTAGATATTAGACAGCAAGTATATATTTTGTCCCAGACATATTGTAATGGCTACAGATGAGGTTGAACATCACTAAgatgatacatttttttgtggATAAACAGTAATATagttctgtttttcagttaCAAATGTCATGaggcaacattttcaaactaTATCCAAACCAAAAAGTCTTAATATTATTGGTATGCccgagaaaaagaaaggaaaaaaaacatacacgtgaaaatatatttatttacttacaGAATCAGCAACATTTCAAACACGGTTTGTTCTTCTCTCCCGCCCCTCCCAAGATGTACACAATAAATATTACCTGGACACTGTGCTTTTTTCCCTGATTGTCTAAGTAACTGCCGAGAAACAAACCACAACCCAAGTTCATCATTTCTTTTACCCTTTATGTTCCATTGCACAAAAATAAGGAatgacaaatgtaacatctccTCGTGGGGAAATGAAGGGAATTGCTGGTTCGCAAAATCAACAGAAATTGTGTCTGTGTGGTACACAGGCAAAGTTCTGCAAATGCAATAGtttgtttttaaccaagtcCAACAGCAACATCTTTaaaaacacaaggaaaaaaggaggaaaggaaTACATGTATAAACTGAGACTCAGTGTTAAAGCTCACAATTTCAAACCTCCCAGTATTAAAAATGTACACAACTATAAATGTTATAGTATTAGCATTTAAAAAACAGCAGGTGAAAATGGCCAAATTGAAGGTTCTTGTTTTTGATTGAGCACACAGGAAAACCTGTCTGCCAAAAGTCACGTTTATCAaacagagtttaaaaaataaacaacaactgGAGACATTCAGCCTGAATTGAAGTGTTCCCAGAAACCCTGTCATGTCCAAAGGGCCGAACTGTGCCAACATGTCTCGAGCGTCCGCCTTAATTCAGCCAGGCTATCCCGTTTTAACACAGTACAGATCCTTCAATGTCTTCAGTTCTTCAatcagagttttattttggttCTCGAGGACGGCTACGCGGTTTTCCAGGCATTTAACGTATTCCTTTTTCTTCCTTCGACACTCACGGGCTGCCTCTCTGAAAGACACATAAAGCATGCACTTTGTCTCAGTGATTATGTAAGAAGAGCGCCAGCCATGCAGGCAGTGTTTTGATATAAACTCACATGCACTCATTTTCCCCAAAACACATGTTCAAAGCTACAACATTCAAATGCAATACACAGAATCCCCTGCAAATATTTACCAAGCAATGCAGACGGTATGATGGTCCACCTGAATATGATAAATAGGCATCCAGAAGGACTAGGAGATTAAAATTTGCTCAGTAATGAAGTGTGTTCATCATACCTGTTTTTTGCAAGCCTGATTTCTCTCTTGAGTGTCGGGTCATCACTCTTTCCCTGATTGAGTCCCACTGAAGAGGCCATCAGTACAGCCTGAGGCAGGGAGGCGGATGTGGGCGCCGTGCGGATCTGGTAAGTTTGTACCTCCCCTCCTGAACCTGCGtaatgggcaaaaaaaaaaaaaaaaaaaaaaaaaaagcgtcatGAGACCTGCAGGTAACTAACATCACTTCAAAGGACAACTTTCTGATACATACAACACCAACTATTGTTTTTGAACCTGAGTCAGATTAACAGCTACACGCAATCAATCACCAATTACCCTGAGCTAACACACGATTTTGGATTGTGTGAGGAAGCTGGAGCGCTTTGgccaaacatgcaaactccacacagaaaggcccacaGCCTGGAATCAAATCCGGGGTATTTATACAAACCATTAAACCTCCAAGTGGTGCAGTTTTTGCTCTTTGCAACTTAATCATAATTGCTACTGACAGTAATGCAGCTGATCGCAGCTGATCACATCTGTACACGATTGCAGACCGGTGGCTGAATTGTtatcaaagaagaaaaataagacaaaacaacaaaaaacatgtcaaatgaATCGACTCACCTTGTACTACGACCTGATTGCTGGGCACCAGTATCTGCTGGCCATCGGCCATCTGAGCATACTGAACGATAGTGGCGCCTTGTTGGCCTGCGCCAGAGTTGGCCATGGTGACAGCCTGAAGACCCTGAATGCCTTCAGAACCTTGAGTCGCCAGCT encodes:
- the LOC115389246 gene encoding methyltransferase-like protein 7A; the protein is MRGLMMICRLISSAVSLPLYLLERVGLYRMYKRLFPLLAYNITFSYNDKMHKMKRELFRNVARFADSDGTLRLLEIGCGSGANFNFYPYGCTVVCSDPNPHFEPYLRRSMAANKHLTYDAFLEASGEDLRQLRDESVDVVVCTLVLCSVRSVQQVLQEARRVLKTGGAFYFLEHVVSDPSSWTYFCQYVFEPLWYYLGDGCTITRATWRDLEAAGFRELHLRHVEAPGVTLMIRPHIMGYSIK
- the atf1 gene encoding cyclic AMP-dependent transcription factor ATF-1, with amino-acid sequence MSLGGSSVAVVQLPGGQFQVQGVIQSAQSSVIQSPQVQSAQHQGSDSEDSQDSSDSGTTTQKTREILARRPSYRKILNELSSEEVTHIEGKDNSPSSTGVTGVTTPIYQTSTGQYIAISPSGAFQLATQGSEGIQGLQAVTMANSGAGQQGATIVQYAQMADGQQILVPSNQVVVQGSGGEVQTYQIRTAPTSASLPQAVLMASSVGLNQGKSDDPTLKREIRLAKNREAARECRRKKKEYVKCLENRVAVLENQNKTLIEELKTLKDLYCVKTG